The following proteins are encoded in a genomic region of Gossypium hirsutum isolate 1008001.06 chromosome D05, Gossypium_hirsutum_v2.1, whole genome shotgun sequence:
- the LOC107958908 gene encoding topless-related protein 1 isoform X2, whose protein sequence is MRVGLDVVEIKEGLVPMTTSLSRDLIFLILQFLDEEKFKETVHILQKESGLFFSMKYFEDLILDGKWEEVERYLSGFTRVDDNRYSMKIFFEIRKQKYLEALDKHDRAMAVEILAKDLKVFSSFNEDLFREITQLLTLDNFSFCRENEQLSTYRDAKTARTIMLGELKKLIEANPFFCDKLQFPSIKTSRLRMLINQSLNWQHSLCANPRQNPDIRTLMVDHNCRNSTDPYTQLATSNQLMVSAQRTEGFIPMCANGPFQPASTSVQAPLSAWLTTPLSMNHPVVSGGGSLGGPSNPVSNGLVDSDMSRPRVSAVPHRIMPPGINSSQNGLQFNMTEELPRTVARTLNQGSLTTSMDFHPIQQTLLLAGTNIGEISLWEVSSREKLVLRNFQVWDIGASSMTLKAALIKDPLVSVRRIVWSPDGSLFGVAYSKHMLQLYTYFGGNDIRQHLEIDSHIGAVNDLAFCNPYKQLAVITCGDDKTIKVWDVATGANMYTFEGHEASVHSVCPHNKENVHFFFSTSVDGKIKAWLYDTMGSRVNYYAPGCSCAAMAYSADGKRLFSCGTTKEGESHMVEWNENEGTVKRTYQGFHKRSLGIVQFDTAKNRFLAVGDDYSIKFWDMENCILLMTVDAEGGLPASPRIRFNKEGSLLAVSANDNKIKILATVDGLRLMRTYETHSHIAPRPAPSNAPVKNGDSRKPEDTKAKSTEEVNPVKAGKVTEISTSAQFRSLKLSAHFEADKIGRLVYTYTGNAILALAFNAIHLLWKWPQNDLNLSGKATTKAAPQLMQPASGILMTNHLIEGNPVETVPCFALSKNDSYVMSASGGKITLFNMMTFKKMVTFISPPPVATNLAFHPQDNNIIAIGMEDSTVYIYNVRLDEVKSKLRGHSKRITGLAFSPLLNILVSSGADAQIIVWDLNNWESKNGCYLQSPAGRTPTARSDTQIQFHQDQTQLLAVNETQIAIYDMRKMECIKQLAIGEASASISHATFSCDSLLVYTGFVDGTVRIFGASNLQLQRQINPAAYLPSNASSTVYPLVVAAHPQEPNQFAIGLTDGSVYVFEPLESEGEWDVVPQPQRIENGSTSTISTQVAALDQTKPQPQG, encoded by the exons ATGCGA GTTGGGTTGGACGTCGTAGAGATAAAAGAAGGTTTAGTTCCAATGACGACTTCGCTTAGCAGAGACCTAATCTTCCTGATCCTGCAGTTTCTCGATGAAGAAAAGTTCAAGGAAACTGTTCACAT CCTCCAGAAGGAATCAGGTCTATTTTTCAGCATGAAGTACTTTGAGGACCTGATCCTCGACGGAAAATGGGAGGAGGTTGAGCGGTACCTTTCTGGGTTCACTAGAGTCGACGATAATCGTTATTCCATGAAGATATTTTTCGAAATCCGCAAGCAAAAATACCTTGAGGCCTTAGACAA GCATGATAGGGCCATGGCTGTTGAAATTCTTGCCAAGGATCTTAAAGTTTTCTCCTCTTTTAACGAGGACTTGTTCAGGGAAATCACTCAGCTCCTAACATTAGATAATTTTAG TTTCTGCAGGGAGAATGAGCAATTATCAACTTATAGAGATGCAAAGACAGCAAGAACAATTATGTTGGGCGAGCTCAAGAAGCTGATTGAGGCAAATCCTTTTTTTTGTGACAAGTTGCAGTTCCCTAGCATTAAAACTTCAAGGTTACGGATGCTCATTAATCAAAG CTTAAATTGGCAACATTCCCTTTGTGCAAATCCTAGGCAAAACCCTGATATAAGAACTCTTATGGTGGATCACAATTGTAGAAATTCTACTGATCCATACACACAACTAGCCACAAGCAATCAGCTTATGGTTTCTGCACAAAGAACAGAAGGCTTCATTCCAATGTGTGCAAATGGG CCGTTCCAACCTGCATCAACATCAGTTCAAGCTCCTTTAAGTGCATGGCTAACAACTCCTTTAAGCATGAATCACCCAGTAGTTTCTGGAGGAGGTAGCCTAGGTGGCCCATCAAATCCTG TGTCAAATGGTCTTGTCGATTCTGATATGTCAAGGCCAAGGGTTAGTGCAGTTCCTCACAGG ATAATGCCACCAGGTATTAATTCCTCTCAGAATGGTTTGCAATTTAACATGACTGAAGAATTGCCAAGGACTGTTGCACGCACGTTGAACCAAGGATCACTTACCACAAGCATGGACTTCCATCCTATTCAACAAACTCTCCTTCTGG CTGGAACAAACATTGGGGAGATAAGTTTGTGGGAAGTTAGTTCTAGAGAGAAGTTGGTTTTGAGAAACTTTCAGGTGTGGGATATTGGAGCAAGTTCTATGACATTAAAG GCAGCTTTGATCAAAGATCCACTTGTCTCTGTAAGGCGTATAGTATGGAGCCCTGATGGTTCTTTGTTTG GAGTTGCATATTCTAAACATATGCTGCAGCTGTACACTTATTTTGGAGGGAATGATATTCGACAACATTTGGAG ATTGACTCGCATATTGGTGCTGTAAATGATCTAGCATTCTGTAACCCCTATAAGCAACTTGCGGTTATTACTTGTGGTGATGACAAGACCATCAAG GTGTGGGACGTAGCTACTGGCGCTAATATGTACACATTTGAAGGTCATGAGGCTTCTGTACATTCTGTCTGTCCTCATAACAAAGAAAATGTCCAT TTTTTCTTTTCAACATCAGTGGATGGCAAAATAAAGGCATGGTTATATGACACGATGGGATCCAGGGTCAATTATTATGCTCCTGGTTGCTCCTGTGCTGCAATGGCCTATAGTGCTGATGGAAAAAG GTTATTCTCATGTGGAACCACGAAAGAAGGGGAGTCACACATGGtcgaatggaatgaaaatgaagGTACTGTTAAGAGAACCTACCAAGGATTTCACAAACGTTCTTTGGGAATTGTTCAGTTTGATACTGCCAAGAATCGTTTCTTGGCAGTTGGTGAtgattattcaattaaattctgGGACATGGAAAATTGCATTCTTTTAATGACTGTTGATGCCGAGGGAGGATTACCG GCAAGTCCTCGTATCCGCTTCAACAAGGAGGGCTCCTTGTTGGCTGTTTCtgcaaatgataataaaataaagattttggcaACAGTTGATGGTCTTCGATTAATGCGTACATATGAAACTCATTCCCATATTGCTCCAAGACCAGCTCCATCTAATGCTCCAGTTAAG AATGGTGACTCAAGAAAGCCCGAGGATACAAAAGCAAAATCAACTGAAGAAGTAAACCCAGTAAAAGCAGGCAAGGTGACTGAGATTAGCACATCTGCTCAATTTCGTTCACTCAAACTCTCAGCTCATTTCGAAGCAGATAAG ATTGGAAGGTTGGTTTATACTTATACAGGTAATGCCATTTTGGCATTAGCATTTAATGCTATTCATTTACTGTGGAAGTGGCCGCAAAATGACCTCAATTTGAGTGGGAAG GCCACAACAAAGGCTGCCCCTCAACTAATGCAACCAGCATCAGGCATATTAATGACCAATCATCTGATCGAGGGTAACCCTGTTGAAACTGTGCCATGTTTTGCATTGTCCAAGAACGACTCCTATGTCATGTCTGCATCAGGAGGAAAAATTACATTGTTCAACATGATGACATTTAAG AAAATGGTAACTTTCATTTCTCCACCCCCTGTGGCTACAAATCTTGCTTTTCATCCTCAAGATAACAATATAATCGCTATTGGCATGGAGGATTCCACAGTTTACATCTACAATGTTCGTCTAGATGAGGTCAAGAGCAAGCTTAGGGGTCACTCTAAGAGAATTACTGGTCTTGCCTTTTCCCCTCTGTTGAATATACTAGTTTCTTCTGGAGCTGATGCCCAG ATCATTGTATGGGACTTGAATAATTGGGAAAGTAAGAATGGATGCTATTTGCAATCTCCAGCAGGAAGGACACCTACAGCAAGGTCAGACACCCAGATACAGTTTCACCAGGATCAGACACAGTTGCTCGCTGTAAACGAAACTCAAATTGCCATATATGACATGAGGAAAATGGAGTGTATAAAGCAG TTGGCTATAGGAGAAGCTTCAGCATCAATCTCCCATGCAACATTTTCATGTGATAGCCTGTTAGTGTACACCGGTTTCGTGGATGGAACAGTGCGCATATTTGGTGCCTCAAATCTTCAATTACAACGCCAGATAAATCCCGCCGCTTATCTCCCATCCAATGCCAG CTCAACTGTTTATCCGCTTGTGGTTGCTGCACATCCCCAAGAACCCAACCAGTTTGCCATAGGCCTAACTGATGGCAGCGTCTACGTGTTTGAACCACTTGAGTCTGAAGGTGAATGGGATGTTGTGCCCCAACCTCAACGCATTGAGAATGGATCCACAAGTACCATTTCTACTCAAGTTGCAGCCTTGGATCAAACCAAACCCCAACCCCAGGGCTAA